The following proteins come from a genomic window of Sorghum bicolor cultivar BTx623 chromosome 3, Sorghum_bicolor_NCBIv3, whole genome shotgun sequence:
- the LOC8059160 gene encoding 60S ribosomal protein L28-1, translating to MATVPDSLVWQIVRKNNSFLIKQFGNGNAKVQFSKEPNNLYNVHSYKHSGLANKKTVTVQPASGKEAAVVLSTTKTKKQNKPASLHHKSVMRKEFRKMAKAVKNQVGDNYYRPDLTKPALARLSAVYRSLQVAKSGVKKKNRQAN from the exons ATGGCAACAGTTCCGGATTCCCTGGTCTGGCAGATCGTGAGGAAGAATAACTCCTTCCTGATCAAACAGTTTGGCAATGGCAATGCGAAGGTTCAGTTCAGCAAGGAGCCCAACAATCTCTACAATGTTCACTCCTACAAGCACTCTG GCCTTGCCAACAAGAAGACCGTGACAGTGCAGCCAGCCAGTGGCAAGGAGGCTGCGGTGGTCCTCTCGACAACCAAAACAAAGAAGCAAAACAAGCCTGCCAGCCTCCACCACAAGTCTGTCATGCGCAAGGAGTTCCGCAAGATGGCCAAGGCTGTCAAGAACCAG GTCGGTGACAACTACTACAGGCCTGATCTTACCAAGCCAGCTCTTGCAAGGCTGAGTGCAGTGTACCGGAGCCTCCAGGTTGCCAAGTCTGGAGTCAAGAAGAAGAACAGGCAGGCAAACTAA
- the LOC8059161 gene encoding uncharacterized protein LOC8059161 has product MPVGEKTAEATAKDGGSQPKPPSRGSARFERLLSGLGAGPLVDVEPDKVKDDIRRWAKKVAALVRQLSFGAWPEKSDGSSEHRGAGDDGSAAN; this is encoded by the coding sequence ATGCCGGTCGGCGAGAAGACGGCCGAGGCAACGGCCAAGGACGGCGGCAGCCAGCCGAAGCCACCGTCCCGCGGTAGCGCCCGCTTCGAGCGCCTCCTTTCCGGGCTGGGCGCTGGTCCGCTCGTGGACGTCGAGCCCGACAAGGTCAAGGACGACATCCGGCGATGGGCTAAGAAGGTGGCGGCGCTGGTGCGCCAGCTCAGCTTCGGCGCCTGGCCGGAGAAGAGCGACGGCTCGTCGGAGCACCGCGGCGCAGGCGATGATGGATCCGCCGCCAACTGA
- the LOC110433498 gene encoding RNA polymerase II transcriptional coactivator KELP isoform X1, with amino-acid sequence MDEATKKKVEAAVLEILRGSDMESVTEYKVRKAAADRLGIDLSTPDRKLFVRGVVEEYLRSLSSQEEAEAEEEQGGAGRESKDKEQEEEEEEEDDEEEEGKGGGKREYDDQGDLILCRLSNKRRVTLSEFKGRSLVSIREFYVKDGKEMPSAKGISMTMEQWEAFCNAVPAIEDAIKKFEDSD; translated from the exons ATGGACGAGGCAACGAAGAAGAAGGTGGAGGCTGCGGTGCTGGAGATCCTCCGGGGCTCCGATATGGAGTCCGTAACGGAGTATAAGGTACGCAAAGCCGCCGCCGACCGCCTCGGCATCGACCTCTCCACCCCCGACCGCAAGCTCTTCGTCCGCGGCGTCGTTGAGGAATACCTGCGCTCACTCTCCTCCcaggaggaggcggaggcggaggaggagcagggcGGCGCTGGCAGGGAGAGCAAGGACAAGGAacaagaggaggaggaagaggaggaagatgatgaggaggaggaaggtAAGGGCGGCGGGAAGAGGGAGTACGACGACCAAGGAGACCTTATCCTGTGCCGC CTGTCGAACAAGAGGAGGGTGACTCTGTCGGAGTTCAAAGGCAGGTCACTGGTGTCCATCCGCGAGTTTTACGTGAAGGATGGCAAGGAGATGCCCTCCGCCAAAG GTATTAGTATGACGATGGAGCAGTGGGAAGCATTTTGCAATGCTGTACCTGCAATAGAGGATGCCATAAAAAAGTTTGAAGATTCAGACTGA
- the LOC110433498 gene encoding RNA polymerase II transcriptional coactivator KELP isoform X2, whose amino-acid sequence MDEATKKKVEAAVLEILRGSDMESVTEYKEEAEAEEEQGGAGRESKDKEQEEEEEEEDDEEEEGKGGGKREYDDQGDLILCRLSNKRRVTLSEFKGRSLVSIREFYVKDGKEMPSAKGISMTMEQWEAFCNAVPAIEDAIKKFEDSD is encoded by the exons ATGGACGAGGCAACGAAGAAGAAGGTGGAGGCTGCGGTGCTGGAGATCCTCCGGGGCTCCGATATGGAGTCCGTAACGGAGTATAAG gaggaggcggaggcggaggaggagcagggcGGCGCTGGCAGGGAGAGCAAGGACAAGGAacaagaggaggaggaagaggaggaagatgatgaggaggaggaaggtAAGGGCGGCGGGAAGAGGGAGTACGACGACCAAGGAGACCTTATCCTGTGCCGC CTGTCGAACAAGAGGAGGGTGACTCTGTCGGAGTTCAAAGGCAGGTCACTGGTGTCCATCCGCGAGTTTTACGTGAAGGATGGCAAGGAGATGCCCTCCGCCAAAG GTATTAGTATGACGATGGAGCAGTGGGAAGCATTTTGCAATGCTGTACCTGCAATAGAGGATGCCATAAAAAAGTTTGAAGATTCAGACTGA
- the LOC8059159 gene encoding uncharacterized protein LOC8059159, translating to MHKSKGKLSGVLHKGFKPDKCKTSLRMAVARIKLLRNRKEVQVRQMRREVAQLLEANQDMTARIRVEHVIREEKFMQAYDLIEVYCELIVARLSIIDSQKTCPIDLKEAVASVVFASMRCSDVTELADVRKHFKSKYGKEFEAAALEVRPDSGVNRLVIEKLSAGAPDIQTKIKTLSSIAEEHNIKWEPKAFEEKLQQPNENPLYGSATYSGGNISTMGSSTSSMSTPQPTYSGVSAAAVDSATSHVSMGPSPVHVPANRTTYGNASSNTFSKENIHNSSSASVPPISQHGPSAYSSAQTPGSNNISHGNPGGPPYPQYSATAPDTASRNGEIRQHRERKPSVTGANWNVEFKDATSAAQAAAESAEMASIAARAAAELASRGNYSGDKGTGAYDSAAYSSENTPRKQQAEHIVKDEKSFHNQSSGVNDPRVMPSNSRKSFGGTETTRVDSQNISTDKAPYQQFGSYSPENHPYVYEMPTEPPHAHSPDPRFDDLYERESDIGRSEVHPFDFPEENLQDTGPVGRNFKDVEIRRPSSDHESTDDYYGNFNSSHDTFAHGSSSTAWDKQNDKAQGNSSPVVFDQYDSDVEEENLLDTFSSKHTEQLPDPRDHMGFSTADWSEQHRSESPSNQKTSALFSRRETQLSDNLGTNRSDIPSPHSYDNLHPAFDSDGGNSDEEIATTMHAVSLRSHSGRSHPGGSVSSGLNKGGGPDGSLYDYSGAQAVRNLNRVQSRDSDLSEEETDLDKFKGSSSAGANEQQSLPFAISTSAASDDKEGDIGLNFGRLTPGLRNKTRQPPPYTKVSRESILPKQSLPTVSSSTEESVDSEENTSFKQNISSPKSSFSARTNSGKNHDSELYERNQNAGTHWEARSTIARNSFGLADTEKLSELPSNISLPTTKSSERANSSQVLYHEKPGIGARRGLRSTMARNYFDTDDSEEELEQQQTPQSKRSGVLIQSRRTREVTSDTKRESRIQIGAQYDDETESMPSKTQVHQGFNSSSTEQRTEMRDASVYPRVAVQRSSPKAQQIESPVARRKPQEAEMRRNFVGGNEGDAETSAGTPKESTPKTPPAHVHPKLPTDYDSFAAHFRSLRTNRP from the exons ATGCACAAGAGCAAGGGGAAGCTCTCCGGCGTCCTGCACAAGGGCTTCAAGCCCGACAAGTG CAAGACGTCGCTGCGGATGGCGGTGGCGCGGATCAAGCTGCTGCGGAATCGCAAGGAGGTGCAGGTACGCCAGATGCGCCGCGAGGTCGCGCAGCTGCTCGAGGCCAACCAGGACATGACCGCGCGCATCAGG GTTGAACATGTCATAAGGGAGGAGAAGTTCATGCAAGCATATGACTTGATTGAAGTATACTGTGAACTTATAGTAGCACGTCTGTCCATTATTGACTCACAGAA GACTTGCCCAATTGATCTGAAGGAGGCAGTAGCCAGTGTTGTATTTGCATCAATGCGGTGTTCGGATGTCACAGAACTAGCAGATGTTCGGAAGCATTTCAAAAGCAAGTATGGAAAAGAGTTTGAAGCAGCAGCTCTTGAAGTGCGACCTGACAGTGGCGTAAATCGTCTG GTAATTGAGAAGCTGTCAGCAGGAGCACCTGATATACAGACCAAAATCAAAACCTTGAGCTCGATAGCAGAGGAGCACAACATTAAATGGGAGCCAAAAGCATTTGAGGAGAAACTGCAACAGCCAAATGAAAATCCTCTG TATGGTTCTGCAACATATTCTGGAGGAAACATTTCAACTATGGGATCATCTACTTCTAGCATGTCAACACCACAGCCTACATATTCAGGTGTAAGTGCAGCAGCTGTGGACTCAGCCACTTCCCATGTGTCAATGGGACCTTCGCCTGTACATGTGCCAGCAAATAGAACAACATATGGCAATGCCAGTTCTAATACTTTTTCGAAAGAAAACATCCATAATAGCTCCAGTGCTTCAGTACCTCCTATCTCCCAACATGGGCCATCTGCTTACTCTTCAGCACAGACTCCTGGATCTAACAATATCTCACATGGAAATCCAGGAGGTCCACCTTACCCTCAATACAGCGCAACAGCCCCAG ACACAGCATCCAGGAATGGAGAGATCCGTCAGCATAGGGAAAGAAAACCTTCGGTGACTGGTGCCAATTGGAATGTGGAATTCAAGGATGCAACATCTGCTGCACAGGCAGCAGCAGAGTCCGCAGAGATGGCTAGCATTGCTGCTAGAGCTGCTGCTGAACTTGCTAGTCGTGGAAACTATTCTGGAGATAAAGGCACTGGAGCATATGATTCAGCCGCATACAGTAGCGAAAACACACCAAGGAAGCAACAAGCTGAACACATAGTGAAGGATGAGAAGAGTTTCCATAACCAGAGTTCAGGTGTTAATGATCCAAGGGTGATGCCAAGTAACTCAAGAAAAAGTTTTGGAGGAACAGAAACTACCCGTGTTGATAGTCAGAATATATCAACAGATAAGGCCCCATATCAACAGTTCGGCTCCTACAGTCCAGAAAACCATCCATATGTTTATGAAATGCCAACTGAACCACCTCATGCCCATTCTCCTGACCCACGTTTTGATGATTTATATGAGAGAGAAAGTGACATTGGAAGATCTGAAGTTCATCCATTTGATTTTCCTGAAGAAAACTTGCAAGATACTGGGCCTGTTGGGCGCAATTTCAAGGATGTGGAGATCAGGAGACCTAGCTCTGATCACGAGAGCACAGATGACTACTATGGTAACTTTAATTCTTCACATGATACATTTGCccatggcagcagcagcactgcTTGGGACAAGCAGAATGACAAAGCTCAAGGCAATTCTTCACCCGTTGTTTTTGATCaatatgattctgatgttgaagAAGAGAATTTATTGGACACATTCTCCTCAAAGCACACTGAACAACTACCTGATCCCAGAGATCATATGGGATTCTCAACTGCAGATTGGAGTGAACAGCATAGAAGTGAATCTCCATCCAACCAGAAAACGTCGGCCCTATTTTCCAGAAGAGAAACACAACTATCTGATAATCTAGGAACAAACAGAAGTGATATTCCTTCACCTCATTCTTATGATAACTTGCATCCCGCTTTTGATTCAGATGGTGGTAACTCTGATGAGGAAATAGCCACAACCATGCATGCAGTGTCTTTAAGGTCCCATTCAGGAAGGTCCCATCCAGGAGGCTCTGTTTCATCTGGCCTGAACAAAGGTGGTGGACCTGATGGTTCACTATATGATTATTCAGGAGCACAGGCAGTGAGGAACTTGAACCGTGTGCAAAGCAGAGATTCCGATCTTTCGGAAGAAGAGACAGATTTAGATAAATTTAAAGGTTCATCCTCAGCTGGAGCAAATGAGCAGCAGTCGTTGCCTTTTGCCATTAGTACTTCAGCAGCTTCTGATGATAAGGAAGGTGACATCGGCCTTAACTTTGGTAGGTTAACGCCTGGACTAAGAAACAAAACCAGGCAACCCCCACCATACACCAAAGTTTCCAGGGAGAGCATTCTGCCTAAGCAGTCCTTGCCTACGGTTTCTTCCAGCACTGAAGAGTCAGTTGATTCTGAAGAGAATACTTCATTCAAACAGAATATAAGTAGCCCCAAAAGCTCGTTTTCAGCCAGGACTAATTCAGGTAAAAACCACGACAGTGAACTTTATGAAAGGAATCAAAATGCTGGAACACACTGGGAAGCAAGATCAACCATAGCAAGAAATTCCTTTGGTTTAGCTGACACTGAGAAGTTATCTGAGCTACCTAGTAATATAAGTCTTCCAACAACTAAGAGTTCTGAACGTGCGAATTCGAGTCAAGTGCTTTATCATGAAAAGCCAGGTATTGGAGCACGCCGAGGACTGAGATCAACAATGGCTAGAAATTATTTCGATACAGATGACAGTGAAGAAGAACTAGAGCAACAACAGACTCCTCAGTCGAAGCGGTCTGGAGTGCTGATACAATCACGCAGGACACGGGAGGTAACATCAGACACAAAGAGAGAGAGTCGTATCCAAATTGGAGCTCAATATGATGATGAAACTGAGAGCATGCCAAGTAAGACACAAGTCCATCAAGGATTCAATAGCTCAAGTACTGAACAAAGGACTGAAATGAGGGATGCAAGCGTGTACCCCAGGGTTGCAGTACAGCGCTCTTCGCCTAAAGCTCAGCAGATTGAATCTCCGGTGGCTAGACGGAAGCCACAAGAAGCTGAAATGAGAAGAAACTTTGTTGGAGGAAACGAGGGGGACGCAGAAACCTCAGCTGGAACTCCAAAAGAGAGCACCCCGAAAACACCCCCTGCACATGTTCATCCCAAGCTTCCAACAGACTATGATTCTTTTGCCGCACATTTTAGGTCTCTTCGAACAAACCGGCCTTAG